One Erinaceus europaeus chromosome 5, mEriEur2.1, whole genome shotgun sequence genomic window carries:
- the CEP72 gene encoding centrosomal protein of 72 kDa isoform X9, giving the protein MAPAGPLVLTEEAIREKSGVGPLRGLAELRSLSIPGTYQEKFTHLGDSLRHLTGLKSLDLSRNSLVSLEGIEYLVGLESLNLYHNCIPTLAEALRLRCLPCLHALDLRLNPVARPTGHYRLFMVHALPALRRLDDRPVRESERKASQLHFASEESLGSTQSLLATERGRRPPLCRASCPEPPEPSARQGLVLDADDEAVLTLIAECQWDLSSPPRSQGSSQECGAALASAPVCRPLLSPHALPLQCGDSAWTSQDRLDGGPWACTMDRELQSPFCGEPVAHPCPGHPEPTDVEDSAVSSQKSSLSSQKVSAPLPGPDRRRKQRLPGGRFQVLSEQECSSCSEGPEGASSHEPSLSRHSGSGSRSEKTCAHSDMLGSERPWPPSTSAASEPRPTVSPRPGRKEAPGTELPEMLLGLLDGHWGDDEAFQAQAQHVLSSLREPAASEDQSSVLTEKLNYLTLENKSLQSLLAEQQQRHREEMGQVQAELSNTRKELEDLRRRLDRALGDNDSLKSLLSSLKEARSSDAAALQPQIAGLQSSVKRLTEEVVELRQHLGQYDKVQELVHMLQDSHSSLIGTNEQLLQELGRARAQHRAETEQLHWSYRQLKKTLGLAPPGSP; this is encoded by the exons AGGCGATCCGGGAGAAGAGCGGCGTGGGGCCCCTCCGCGGCCTGG CTGAACTCCGGTCCTTGTCTATTCCTGGGACCTACCAGGAGAAGTTCACTCACCTGGGGGACTCTCTGAGGCACCTGACGGGCCTGAAGTCCTTGGATCTCTCTCGCAACTCCCTGGTGAGTCTAGAG ggcATCGAGTACCTGGTGGGGCTGGAGAGCCTCAACCTCTACCACAACTGCATCCCCACGCTGGCCGAGGCCCTGCGGCTGCGCTGCCTGCCCTGCCTCCATGCCCTGGACCTGCGCCTGAACCCTGTGGCCAGACCCACCGGCCACTACCGGCTCTTCATGGTGCACGCGCTGCCCGCACTGAGGAGGCTCG ATGACCGGCCCGTGAGAGAGAGTGAACGGAAAGCATCCCAGCTGCACTTTGCTTCCGAGGAATCACTCGGCTCCACGCAGAGCCTTCTGGCCACAGAGAGAGGCCGCAG GCCCCCACTCTGCAGGGCCAGCTGCCCGGAGCCCCCGGAGCCCTCAGCCAGGCAGGGCCTGGTCCTGGACGCGGACGACGAGGCGGTGCTGACCCTCATTGCTGAGTGCCAGTGGGACCTGAGCAGCCCTCCCAGGAGCCAGGGCTCCAGCCAGGAGTGTGGGGCTGCCCTCGCCAGTGCCCCTG TGTGCAGACCCCTGCTGAGCCCCCATGCTCTGCCGCTCCAGTGCGGGGACTCTGCCTGGACAAGCCAGGACAGGCTGGATGGTGGCCCCTGGGCCTGCACCATGGACAGGGAGCTGCAGAGCCCGTTCTGTGGAGAGCCGGTGGCCCACCCCTGCCCCGGGCACCCAG AGCCCACAGATGTGGAGGACTCGGCCGTGTCTTCTCAGAAGTCCAGTCTGTCGTCCCAGAAGGTGTCCGCCCCTCTGCCTGGCCCTGACAGGCGCAGGAAGCAGAGACTGCCGGGAGGAAGATTCCAGGTGCTGTCAGAGCAGGAGTGCTCCAGCTGCTCGGAGGGGCCCGAGGGAGCCTCGAGCCACGAGCCCAGCCTAAGCAGACACAGTGGCTCTGGGAGCCGCAGCGAGAAGACCTGCGCCCACTCAGACATGTTGGGGTCCGAGAGGCCGTGGCCGCCCAGCACCAGTGCAGCCAGCGAGCCACGGCCCACG GTGTCCCCGCGGCCCGGGAGGAAGGAGGCCCCCGGGACAGAGCTGCCGGAGATGCTGCTGGGCCTGCTGGATGGGCACTGGGGCGATGATGAGGCCTTCCAGG CTCAGGCCCAGCACGTCTTGTCATCTCTTCGAGAACCCGCAGCATCTGAGGACCAGTCCTCGGTTCTGACTGAGAAGCTTAACTACCTGACTCTGGAGAACAAGTCCCTGCAGAGTCTTCTAgcagagcagcagcagcggcaCCGTGAGGAGATGGGGCAGGTGCAGGCGGAGCTGAGCAACACTCGAAAGGAGCTG GAGGACCTGAGGCGGCGCTTGGACAGGGCCCTGGGTGACAATGACAGCCTCAAGTCTCTACTATCCAGCCTGAAGGAGGCCAGGAGCTCAGACGCTGCCGCCTTGCAGCCACAGATCGCTG ggcTGCAGAGCAGCGTGAAGAGGCTGACTGAGGAGGTGGTGGAGCTGCGGCAGCACCTGGGCCAGTACGACAAGGTCCAGGAGCTTGTCCACATGCTGCAGGACAGCCACAG CTCCCTGATAGGCACCAACGAGCAGCTGCTGCAGGAACTGGGTCGCGCGCGGGCACAACACCGGGCAGAGACGGAGCAGCTGCACTGGAGCTACCGGCAGCTCAAGAAGACCCTGGGCCTGGCCCCGCCCGGCTCCCCCTGA
- the CEP72 gene encoding centrosomal protein of 72 kDa isoform X6: MAPAGPLVLTEEAIREKSGVGPLRGLAELRSLSIPGTYQEKFTHLGDSLRHLTGLKSLDLSRNSLVSLEGIEYLVGLESLNLYHNCIPTLAEALRLRCLPCLHALDLRLNPVARPTGHYRLFMVHALPALRRLDDRPVRESERKASQLHFASEESLGSTQSLLATERGRRPPLCRASCPEPPEPSARQGLVLDADDEAVLTLIAECQWDLSSPPRSQGSSQECGAALASAPVCRPLLSPHALPLQCGDSAWTSQDRLDGGPWACTMDRELQSPFCGEPVAHPCPGHPEPTDVEDSAVSSQKSSLSSQKVSAPLPGPDRRRKQRLPGGRFQVSPRPGRKEAPGTELPEMLLGLLDGHWGDDEAFQAQAQHVLSSLREPAASEDQSSVLTEKLNYLTLENKSLQSLLAEQQQRHREEMGQVQAELSNTRKELEDLRRRLDRALGDNDSLKSLLSSLKEARSSDAAALQPQIAGLQSSVKRLTEEVVELRQHLGQYDKVQELVHMLQDSHSSLVGTNERVCEAAIPQLPGGPRGGMQVCEAAVPQLPDRHQRAAAAGTGSRAGTTPGRDGAAALELPAAQEDPGPGPARLPLMPPQGEEDGAAVLSTGEVAPSSPVLVGELSVQRALLPPSGPRGCMAAGTG, translated from the exons AGGCGATCCGGGAGAAGAGCGGCGTGGGGCCCCTCCGCGGCCTGG CTGAACTCCGGTCCTTGTCTATTCCTGGGACCTACCAGGAGAAGTTCACTCACCTGGGGGACTCTCTGAGGCACCTGACGGGCCTGAAGTCCTTGGATCTCTCTCGCAACTCCCTGGTGAGTCTAGAG ggcATCGAGTACCTGGTGGGGCTGGAGAGCCTCAACCTCTACCACAACTGCATCCCCACGCTGGCCGAGGCCCTGCGGCTGCGCTGCCTGCCCTGCCTCCATGCCCTGGACCTGCGCCTGAACCCTGTGGCCAGACCCACCGGCCACTACCGGCTCTTCATGGTGCACGCGCTGCCCGCACTGAGGAGGCTCG ATGACCGGCCCGTGAGAGAGAGTGAACGGAAAGCATCCCAGCTGCACTTTGCTTCCGAGGAATCACTCGGCTCCACGCAGAGCCTTCTGGCCACAGAGAGAGGCCGCAG GCCCCCACTCTGCAGGGCCAGCTGCCCGGAGCCCCCGGAGCCCTCAGCCAGGCAGGGCCTGGTCCTGGACGCGGACGACGAGGCGGTGCTGACCCTCATTGCTGAGTGCCAGTGGGACCTGAGCAGCCCTCCCAGGAGCCAGGGCTCCAGCCAGGAGTGTGGGGCTGCCCTCGCCAGTGCCCCTG TGTGCAGACCCCTGCTGAGCCCCCATGCTCTGCCGCTCCAGTGCGGGGACTCTGCCTGGACAAGCCAGGACAGGCTGGATGGTGGCCCCTGGGCCTGCACCATGGACAGGGAGCTGCAGAGCCCGTTCTGTGGAGAGCCGGTGGCCCACCCCTGCCCCGGGCACCCAG AGCCCACAGATGTGGAGGACTCGGCCGTGTCTTCTCAGAAGTCCAGTCTGTCGTCCCAGAAGGTGTCCGCCCCTCTGCCTGGCCCTGACAGGCGCAGGAAGCAGAGACTGCCGGGAGGAAGATTCCAG GTGTCCCCGCGGCCCGGGAGGAAGGAGGCCCCCGGGACAGAGCTGCCGGAGATGCTGCTGGGCCTGCTGGATGGGCACTGGGGCGATGATGAGGCCTTCCAGG CTCAGGCCCAGCACGTCTTGTCATCTCTTCGAGAACCCGCAGCATCTGAGGACCAGTCCTCGGTTCTGACTGAGAAGCTTAACTACCTGACTCTGGAGAACAAGTCCCTGCAGAGTCTTCTAgcagagcagcagcagcggcaCCGTGAGGAGATGGGGCAGGTGCAGGCGGAGCTGAGCAACACTCGAAAGGAGCTG GAGGACCTGAGGCGGCGCTTGGACAGGGCCCTGGGTGACAATGACAGCCTCAAGTCTCTACTATCCAGCCTGAAGGAGGCCAGGAGCTCAGACGCTGCCGCCTTGCAGCCACAGATCGCTG ggcTGCAGAGCAGCGTGAAGAGGCTGACTGAGGAGGTGGTGGAGCTGCGGCAGCACCTGGGCCAGTACGACAAGGTCCAGGAGCTTGTCCACATGCTGCAGGACAGCCACAG CTCCCTGGTGGGCACCAATGAGCGGGTGTGTGAAGCCGCTATCCCCCAGCTCCCTGGTGGGCCCAGGGGTGGCATGCAGGTGTGTGAAGCCGCTGTCCCGCAGCTCCCTGATAGGCACCAACGAGCAGCTGCTGCAGGAACTGGGTCGCGCGCGGGCACAACACCGGGCAGAGACGGAGCAGCTGCACTGGAGCTACCGGCAGCTCAAGAAGACCCTGGGCCTGGCCCCGCCCGGCTCCCCCTGATGCCACCCCAAG GGGAAGAAGATGGAGCTGCTGTCCTGTCTACAGGGGAGGTGGCACCATCTTCCCCCGTCCTGGTGGGGGAGCTCTCAGTACAGCgcgccctcctccctccctctggccCCCGTGGCTGCATGGCAGCAGGGACAGGATGA
- the CEP72 gene encoding centrosomal protein of 72 kDa isoform X1, translating into MAPAGPLVLTEEAIREKSGVGPLRGLAELRSLSIPGTYQEKFTHLGDSLRHLTGLKSLDLSRNSLVSLEGIEYLVGLESLNLYHNCIPTLAEALRLRCLPCLHALDLRLNPVARPTGHYRLFMVHALPALRRLDDRPVRESERKASQLHFASEESLGSTQSLLATERGRRPPLCRASCPEPPEPSARQGLVLDADDEAVLTLIAECQWDLSSPPRSQGSSQECGAALASAPVCRPLLSPHALPLQCGDSAWTSQDRLDGGPWACTMDRELQSPFCGEPVAHPCPGHPEPTDVEDSAVSSQKSSLSSQKVSAPLPGPDRRRKQRLPGGRFQVLSEQECSSCSEGPEGASSHEPSLSRHSGSGSRSEKTCAHSDMLGSERPWPPSTSAASEPRPTVSPRPGRKEAPGTELPEMLLGLLDGHWGDDEAFQAQAQHVLSSLREPAASEDQSSVLTEKLNYLTLENKSLQSLLAEQQQRHREEMGQVQAELSNTRKELEDLRRRLDRALGDNDSLKSLLSSLKEARSSDAAALQPQIAGLQSSVKRLTEEVVELRQHLGQYDKVQELVHMLQDSHSSLVGTNERVCEAAIPQLPGGPRGGMQVCEAAVPQLPDRHQRAAAAGTGSRAGTTPGRDGAAALELPAAQEDPGPGPARLPLMPPQGEEDGAAVLSTGEVAPSSPVLVGELSVQRALLPPSGPRGCMAAGTG; encoded by the exons AGGCGATCCGGGAGAAGAGCGGCGTGGGGCCCCTCCGCGGCCTGG CTGAACTCCGGTCCTTGTCTATTCCTGGGACCTACCAGGAGAAGTTCACTCACCTGGGGGACTCTCTGAGGCACCTGACGGGCCTGAAGTCCTTGGATCTCTCTCGCAACTCCCTGGTGAGTCTAGAG ggcATCGAGTACCTGGTGGGGCTGGAGAGCCTCAACCTCTACCACAACTGCATCCCCACGCTGGCCGAGGCCCTGCGGCTGCGCTGCCTGCCCTGCCTCCATGCCCTGGACCTGCGCCTGAACCCTGTGGCCAGACCCACCGGCCACTACCGGCTCTTCATGGTGCACGCGCTGCCCGCACTGAGGAGGCTCG ATGACCGGCCCGTGAGAGAGAGTGAACGGAAAGCATCCCAGCTGCACTTTGCTTCCGAGGAATCACTCGGCTCCACGCAGAGCCTTCTGGCCACAGAGAGAGGCCGCAG GCCCCCACTCTGCAGGGCCAGCTGCCCGGAGCCCCCGGAGCCCTCAGCCAGGCAGGGCCTGGTCCTGGACGCGGACGACGAGGCGGTGCTGACCCTCATTGCTGAGTGCCAGTGGGACCTGAGCAGCCCTCCCAGGAGCCAGGGCTCCAGCCAGGAGTGTGGGGCTGCCCTCGCCAGTGCCCCTG TGTGCAGACCCCTGCTGAGCCCCCATGCTCTGCCGCTCCAGTGCGGGGACTCTGCCTGGACAAGCCAGGACAGGCTGGATGGTGGCCCCTGGGCCTGCACCATGGACAGGGAGCTGCAGAGCCCGTTCTGTGGAGAGCCGGTGGCCCACCCCTGCCCCGGGCACCCAG AGCCCACAGATGTGGAGGACTCGGCCGTGTCTTCTCAGAAGTCCAGTCTGTCGTCCCAGAAGGTGTCCGCCCCTCTGCCTGGCCCTGACAGGCGCAGGAAGCAGAGACTGCCGGGAGGAAGATTCCAGGTGCTGTCAGAGCAGGAGTGCTCCAGCTGCTCGGAGGGGCCCGAGGGAGCCTCGAGCCACGAGCCCAGCCTAAGCAGACACAGTGGCTCTGGGAGCCGCAGCGAGAAGACCTGCGCCCACTCAGACATGTTGGGGTCCGAGAGGCCGTGGCCGCCCAGCACCAGTGCAGCCAGCGAGCCACGGCCCACG GTGTCCCCGCGGCCCGGGAGGAAGGAGGCCCCCGGGACAGAGCTGCCGGAGATGCTGCTGGGCCTGCTGGATGGGCACTGGGGCGATGATGAGGCCTTCCAGG CTCAGGCCCAGCACGTCTTGTCATCTCTTCGAGAACCCGCAGCATCTGAGGACCAGTCCTCGGTTCTGACTGAGAAGCTTAACTACCTGACTCTGGAGAACAAGTCCCTGCAGAGTCTTCTAgcagagcagcagcagcggcaCCGTGAGGAGATGGGGCAGGTGCAGGCGGAGCTGAGCAACACTCGAAAGGAGCTG GAGGACCTGAGGCGGCGCTTGGACAGGGCCCTGGGTGACAATGACAGCCTCAAGTCTCTACTATCCAGCCTGAAGGAGGCCAGGAGCTCAGACGCTGCCGCCTTGCAGCCACAGATCGCTG ggcTGCAGAGCAGCGTGAAGAGGCTGACTGAGGAGGTGGTGGAGCTGCGGCAGCACCTGGGCCAGTACGACAAGGTCCAGGAGCTTGTCCACATGCTGCAGGACAGCCACAG CTCCCTGGTGGGCACCAATGAGCGGGTGTGTGAAGCCGCTATCCCCCAGCTCCCTGGTGGGCCCAGGGGTGGCATGCAGGTGTGTGAAGCCGCTGTCCCGCAGCTCCCTGATAGGCACCAACGAGCAGCTGCTGCAGGAACTGGGTCGCGCGCGGGCACAACACCGGGCAGAGACGGAGCAGCTGCACTGGAGCTACCGGCAGCTCAAGAAGACCCTGGGCCTGGCCCCGCCCGGCTCCCCCTGATGCCACCCCAAG GGGAAGAAGATGGAGCTGCTGTCCTGTCTACAGGGGAGGTGGCACCATCTTCCCCCGTCCTGGTGGGGGAGCTCTCAGTACAGCgcgccctcctccctccctctggccCCCGTGGCTGCATGGCAGCAGGGACAGGATGA
- the CEP72 gene encoding centrosomal protein of 72 kDa isoform X5, protein MAPAGPLVLTEEAIREKSGVGPLRGLAELRSLSIPGTYQEKFTHLGDSLRHLTGLKSLDLSRNSLVSLEGIEYLVGLESLNLYHNCIPTLAEALRLRCLPCLHALDLRLNPVARPTGHYRLFMVHALPALRRLDDRPVRESERKASQLHFASEESLGSTQSLLATERGRRPPLCRASCPEPPEPSARQGLVLDADDEAVLTLIAECQWDLSSPPRSQGSSQECGAALASAPEPTDVEDSAVSSQKSSLSSQKVSAPLPGPDRRRKQRLPGGRFQVLSEQECSSCSEGPEGASSHEPSLSRHSGSGSRSEKTCAHSDMLGSERPWPPSTSAASEPRPTVSPRPGRKEAPGTELPEMLLGLLDGHWGDDEAFQAQAQHVLSSLREPAASEDQSSVLTEKLNYLTLENKSLQSLLAEQQQRHREEMGQVQAELSNTRKELEDLRRRLDRALGDNDSLKSLLSSLKEARSSDAAALQPQIAGLQSSVKRLTEEVVELRQHLGQYDKVQELVHMLQDSHSSLVGTNERVCEAAIPQLPGGPRGGMQVCEAAVPQLPDRHQRAAAAGTGSRAGTTPGRDGAAALELPAAQEDPGPGPARLPLMPPQGEEDGAAVLSTGEVAPSSPVLVGELSVQRALLPPSGPRGCMAAGTG, encoded by the exons AGGCGATCCGGGAGAAGAGCGGCGTGGGGCCCCTCCGCGGCCTGG CTGAACTCCGGTCCTTGTCTATTCCTGGGACCTACCAGGAGAAGTTCACTCACCTGGGGGACTCTCTGAGGCACCTGACGGGCCTGAAGTCCTTGGATCTCTCTCGCAACTCCCTGGTGAGTCTAGAG ggcATCGAGTACCTGGTGGGGCTGGAGAGCCTCAACCTCTACCACAACTGCATCCCCACGCTGGCCGAGGCCCTGCGGCTGCGCTGCCTGCCCTGCCTCCATGCCCTGGACCTGCGCCTGAACCCTGTGGCCAGACCCACCGGCCACTACCGGCTCTTCATGGTGCACGCGCTGCCCGCACTGAGGAGGCTCG ATGACCGGCCCGTGAGAGAGAGTGAACGGAAAGCATCCCAGCTGCACTTTGCTTCCGAGGAATCACTCGGCTCCACGCAGAGCCTTCTGGCCACAGAGAGAGGCCGCAG GCCCCCACTCTGCAGGGCCAGCTGCCCGGAGCCCCCGGAGCCCTCAGCCAGGCAGGGCCTGGTCCTGGACGCGGACGACGAGGCGGTGCTGACCCTCATTGCTGAGTGCCAGTGGGACCTGAGCAGCCCTCCCAGGAGCCAGGGCTCCAGCCAGGAGTGTGGGGCTGCCCTCGCCAGTGCCCCTG AGCCCACAGATGTGGAGGACTCGGCCGTGTCTTCTCAGAAGTCCAGTCTGTCGTCCCAGAAGGTGTCCGCCCCTCTGCCTGGCCCTGACAGGCGCAGGAAGCAGAGACTGCCGGGAGGAAGATTCCAGGTGCTGTCAGAGCAGGAGTGCTCCAGCTGCTCGGAGGGGCCCGAGGGAGCCTCGAGCCACGAGCCCAGCCTAAGCAGACACAGTGGCTCTGGGAGCCGCAGCGAGAAGACCTGCGCCCACTCAGACATGTTGGGGTCCGAGAGGCCGTGGCCGCCCAGCACCAGTGCAGCCAGCGAGCCACGGCCCACG GTGTCCCCGCGGCCCGGGAGGAAGGAGGCCCCCGGGACAGAGCTGCCGGAGATGCTGCTGGGCCTGCTGGATGGGCACTGGGGCGATGATGAGGCCTTCCAGG CTCAGGCCCAGCACGTCTTGTCATCTCTTCGAGAACCCGCAGCATCTGAGGACCAGTCCTCGGTTCTGACTGAGAAGCTTAACTACCTGACTCTGGAGAACAAGTCCCTGCAGAGTCTTCTAgcagagcagcagcagcggcaCCGTGAGGAGATGGGGCAGGTGCAGGCGGAGCTGAGCAACACTCGAAAGGAGCTG GAGGACCTGAGGCGGCGCTTGGACAGGGCCCTGGGTGACAATGACAGCCTCAAGTCTCTACTATCCAGCCTGAAGGAGGCCAGGAGCTCAGACGCTGCCGCCTTGCAGCCACAGATCGCTG ggcTGCAGAGCAGCGTGAAGAGGCTGACTGAGGAGGTGGTGGAGCTGCGGCAGCACCTGGGCCAGTACGACAAGGTCCAGGAGCTTGTCCACATGCTGCAGGACAGCCACAG CTCCCTGGTGGGCACCAATGAGCGGGTGTGTGAAGCCGCTATCCCCCAGCTCCCTGGTGGGCCCAGGGGTGGCATGCAGGTGTGTGAAGCCGCTGTCCCGCAGCTCCCTGATAGGCACCAACGAGCAGCTGCTGCAGGAACTGGGTCGCGCGCGGGCACAACACCGGGCAGAGACGGAGCAGCTGCACTGGAGCTACCGGCAGCTCAAGAAGACCCTGGGCCTGGCCCCGCCCGGCTCCCCCTGATGCCACCCCAAG GGGAAGAAGATGGAGCTGCTGTCCTGTCTACAGGGGAGGTGGCACCATCTTCCCCCGTCCTGGTGGGGGAGCTCTCAGTACAGCgcgccctcctccctccctctggccCCCGTGGCTGCATGGCAGCAGGGACAGGATGA
- the CEP72 gene encoding centrosomal protein of 72 kDa isoform X3 has protein sequence MAPAGPLVLTEEAIREKSGVGPLRGLAELRSLSIPGTYQEKFTHLGDSLRHLTGLKSLDLSRNSLGIEYLVGLESLNLYHNCIPTLAEALRLRCLPCLHALDLRLNPVARPTGHYRLFMVHALPALRRLDDRPVRESERKASQLHFASEESLGSTQSLLATERGRRPPLCRASCPEPPEPSARQGLVLDADDEAVLTLIAECQWDLSSPPRSQGSSQECGAALASAPVCRPLLSPHALPLQCGDSAWTSQDRLDGGPWACTMDRELQSPFCGEPVAHPCPGHPEPTDVEDSAVSSQKSSLSSQKVSAPLPGPDRRRKQRLPGGRFQVLSEQECSSCSEGPEGASSHEPSLSRHSGSGSRSEKTCAHSDMLGSERPWPPSTSAASEPRPTVSPRPGRKEAPGTELPEMLLGLLDGHWGDDEAFQAQAQHVLSSLREPAASEDQSSVLTEKLNYLTLENKSLQSLLAEQQQRHREEMGQVQAELSNTRKELEDLRRRLDRALGDNDSLKSLLSSLKEARSSDAAALQPQIAGLQSSVKRLTEEVVELRQHLGQYDKVQELVHMLQDSHSSLVGTNERVCEAAIPQLPGGPRGGMQVCEAAVPQLPDRHQRAAAAGTGSRAGTTPGRDGAAALELPAAQEDPGPGPARLPLMPPQGEEDGAAVLSTGEVAPSSPVLVGELSVQRALLPPSGPRGCMAAGTG, from the exons AGGCGATCCGGGAGAAGAGCGGCGTGGGGCCCCTCCGCGGCCTGG CTGAACTCCGGTCCTTGTCTATTCCTGGGACCTACCAGGAGAAGTTCACTCACCTGGGGGACTCTCTGAGGCACCTGACGGGCCTGAAGTCCTTGGATCTCTCTCGCAACTCCCTG ggcATCGAGTACCTGGTGGGGCTGGAGAGCCTCAACCTCTACCACAACTGCATCCCCACGCTGGCCGAGGCCCTGCGGCTGCGCTGCCTGCCCTGCCTCCATGCCCTGGACCTGCGCCTGAACCCTGTGGCCAGACCCACCGGCCACTACCGGCTCTTCATGGTGCACGCGCTGCCCGCACTGAGGAGGCTCG ATGACCGGCCCGTGAGAGAGAGTGAACGGAAAGCATCCCAGCTGCACTTTGCTTCCGAGGAATCACTCGGCTCCACGCAGAGCCTTCTGGCCACAGAGAGAGGCCGCAG GCCCCCACTCTGCAGGGCCAGCTGCCCGGAGCCCCCGGAGCCCTCAGCCAGGCAGGGCCTGGTCCTGGACGCGGACGACGAGGCGGTGCTGACCCTCATTGCTGAGTGCCAGTGGGACCTGAGCAGCCCTCCCAGGAGCCAGGGCTCCAGCCAGGAGTGTGGGGCTGCCCTCGCCAGTGCCCCTG TGTGCAGACCCCTGCTGAGCCCCCATGCTCTGCCGCTCCAGTGCGGGGACTCTGCCTGGACAAGCCAGGACAGGCTGGATGGTGGCCCCTGGGCCTGCACCATGGACAGGGAGCTGCAGAGCCCGTTCTGTGGAGAGCCGGTGGCCCACCCCTGCCCCGGGCACCCAG AGCCCACAGATGTGGAGGACTCGGCCGTGTCTTCTCAGAAGTCCAGTCTGTCGTCCCAGAAGGTGTCCGCCCCTCTGCCTGGCCCTGACAGGCGCAGGAAGCAGAGACTGCCGGGAGGAAGATTCCAGGTGCTGTCAGAGCAGGAGTGCTCCAGCTGCTCGGAGGGGCCCGAGGGAGCCTCGAGCCACGAGCCCAGCCTAAGCAGACACAGTGGCTCTGGGAGCCGCAGCGAGAAGACCTGCGCCCACTCAGACATGTTGGGGTCCGAGAGGCCGTGGCCGCCCAGCACCAGTGCAGCCAGCGAGCCACGGCCCACG GTGTCCCCGCGGCCCGGGAGGAAGGAGGCCCCCGGGACAGAGCTGCCGGAGATGCTGCTGGGCCTGCTGGATGGGCACTGGGGCGATGATGAGGCCTTCCAGG CTCAGGCCCAGCACGTCTTGTCATCTCTTCGAGAACCCGCAGCATCTGAGGACCAGTCCTCGGTTCTGACTGAGAAGCTTAACTACCTGACTCTGGAGAACAAGTCCCTGCAGAGTCTTCTAgcagagcagcagcagcggcaCCGTGAGGAGATGGGGCAGGTGCAGGCGGAGCTGAGCAACACTCGAAAGGAGCTG GAGGACCTGAGGCGGCGCTTGGACAGGGCCCTGGGTGACAATGACAGCCTCAAGTCTCTACTATCCAGCCTGAAGGAGGCCAGGAGCTCAGACGCTGCCGCCTTGCAGCCACAGATCGCTG ggcTGCAGAGCAGCGTGAAGAGGCTGACTGAGGAGGTGGTGGAGCTGCGGCAGCACCTGGGCCAGTACGACAAGGTCCAGGAGCTTGTCCACATGCTGCAGGACAGCCACAG CTCCCTGGTGGGCACCAATGAGCGGGTGTGTGAAGCCGCTATCCCCCAGCTCCCTGGTGGGCCCAGGGGTGGCATGCAGGTGTGTGAAGCCGCTGTCCCGCAGCTCCCTGATAGGCACCAACGAGCAGCTGCTGCAGGAACTGGGTCGCGCGCGGGCACAACACCGGGCAGAGACGGAGCAGCTGCACTGGAGCTACCGGCAGCTCAAGAAGACCCTGGGCCTGGCCCCGCCCGGCTCCCCCTGATGCCACCCCAAG GGGAAGAAGATGGAGCTGCTGTCCTGTCTACAGGGGAGGTGGCACCATCTTCCCCCGTCCTGGTGGGGGAGCTCTCAGTACAGCgcgccctcctccctccctctggccCCCGTGGCTGCATGGCAGCAGGGACAGGATGA